In one Echinicola marina genomic region, the following are encoded:
- a CDS encoding baseplate J/gp47 family protein, translating to MSANCNHIVNILKRDGTGRSELQDPKLSPESVQLQNFEQKDWIIFALNLSKQLNFFPSSLALEPSGDWQKFFSDFISNPAMINDLENEATIEKLKVEIDDFLADQAFTGKLTPHLTLFISFLKLLDFSKKRFNHLTKRHLDYYYQKVLQIGKKPIQADHVYLIFELAKNASQEKLEKGTLLDGGKDSLGKKRNYVSLSETVLNKTSVAQIKSIYNEISIAREDINALETDLSTGNFVMAPMVNSYDGLGADFPKGAEKWWPFGYTKICNANTKLPPLPNVRLGFSLASNMFRLSEGTRKVTLEFTFANTILSSSANEFSLNNALFLEISGEKGWITGAPMELITGSAISANSNKMILVFELENKQPKVIPYNSELHEGSYQVEHPLLRVIFKTEQKEGYNLYRLLNKNTLSSLQIVTDVSGIQQVQLENDLGVLNPEKPFYPFGPRPGKGSSFIVKYPEVADKPINSFNFRMDYLNTPDDLVSHYSQYGERVSNNDIDAIIKGLNYFSFSSSPSHDNDNNELFNVNSGIYDSTFTFNLANNEWKNTVKKELKITLNNSFLHEKYPHYLTVATIHNRRSISIDKIPNEPYTPLAENLVLDYEASETINFGSLSSENNITLIHESPFGFHQVFSPGQTDQELDLVPEYCQGGELYIGLENAKNLQQITLHFQFLEGSENPSIKDIFTGDQKINWKYLKNNQWENFETGEIIKNQSPRFLQSGVFQFSVPKSATKDNTVLPTGFHWIKATMAKPFDIVCQLIDIKAQAVEAVFENQDNSGDHLDKGLPEKTISKLQERLSWVKSIQQPYPSTGGKDKESDAAYYRRVSERLRHKNRAITLWDYEHLILQKFPKVYKVKCLNHTCSSSFQSPGNVTIILVPDTVQQAVFDIYQPRVSQATLNEVGTFVNELNTFHVKAKVINPNYEEVKVSVKVKFKEGLDASYYLGQIKEDIKRFLSPWAYDQKVTVEFGVTLHKSQLIHYLEELAYVDYLENLVLMKRQPDSAPCEPKFEEVLEKDFIRPSNPKSILVSSKEHEVNPITVTCKNEPANSHEECQH from the coding sequence ATGAGCGCAAATTGCAATCATATTGTCAACATACTTAAAAGAGACGGCACTGGTAGATCTGAGCTGCAAGACCCAAAACTTTCTCCTGAAAGTGTCCAATTGCAAAACTTTGAACAAAAGGACTGGATAATCTTTGCATTAAATCTTTCCAAGCAACTCAACTTTTTCCCAAGTTCATTGGCACTTGAGCCTTCTGGAGATTGGCAAAAATTCTTTAGTGATTTCATTTCTAATCCTGCTATGATCAATGATTTGGAAAATGAGGCTACTATTGAAAAACTAAAAGTTGAGATAGATGATTTTCTGGCAGATCAAGCATTCACTGGCAAACTAACACCGCATCTTACACTTTTTATCTCTTTTCTAAAATTACTGGACTTCAGCAAAAAAAGATTTAACCATTTAACAAAAAGACATCTTGACTATTATTACCAGAAAGTCCTTCAAATAGGCAAAAAACCAATACAAGCAGATCATGTTTATTTAATTTTTGAATTGGCCAAAAATGCCAGCCAAGAAAAACTGGAAAAAGGAACCTTATTGGACGGGGGAAAAGACAGTTTGGGCAAGAAAAGGAATTATGTTTCGCTTTCCGAAACAGTGTTAAACAAAACCAGTGTTGCCCAAATCAAAAGCATATACAATGAAATTTCCATTGCAAGAGAAGATATCAATGCACTAGAAACTGATTTAAGTACAGGAAACTTTGTGATGGCTCCAATGGTGAATTCCTATGATGGTCTGGGGGCTGATTTTCCTAAGGGAGCTGAAAAATGGTGGCCTTTTGGCTATACCAAAATCTGTAATGCCAATACCAAATTGCCTCCACTCCCCAATGTCAGACTGGGCTTTTCCTTGGCAAGCAATATGTTTCGATTGTCTGAAGGCACCCGTAAAGTAACCTTGGAATTTACATTTGCCAATACCATCCTCTCAAGTTCAGCAAACGAGTTCAGTCTAAACAATGCCCTATTTTTAGAAATTAGCGGTGAAAAAGGCTGGATTACCGGTGCGCCAATGGAACTGATTACGGGAAGTGCTATCTCTGCAAATAGCAATAAAATGATTTTGGTATTCGAATTGGAAAATAAGCAGCCCAAAGTAATACCTTATAATTCAGAGCTACATGAAGGAAGCTATCAGGTTGAACATCCCTTATTAAGGGTAATATTCAAAACCGAACAAAAAGAAGGCTATAATTTATATCGATTACTCAATAAAAATACTTTATCAAGTCTTCAGATAGTTACTGATGTTTCAGGCATACAGCAAGTTCAATTGGAAAACGACCTTGGTGTACTTAATCCTGAAAAGCCATTTTATCCTTTTGGACCTAGACCAGGAAAAGGATCTTCCTTCATTGTAAAGTATCCTGAAGTCGCGGACAAACCCATAAACAGCTTCAATTTTCGGATGGATTACCTCAATACCCCTGATGACCTGGTAAGCCATTATTCACAGTATGGAGAAAGAGTGAGCAACAATGACATTGACGCCATAATTAAAGGCTTAAATTATTTTAGCTTTTCCAGTTCCCCTTCCCATGATAATGATAATAATGAACTTTTTAATGTTAACTCAGGGATTTATGATTCTACTTTTACATTTAATTTAGCCAATAATGAATGGAAAAACACGGTAAAAAAAGAGCTAAAAATCACCTTAAATAACTCTTTTCTACATGAAAAATATCCGCATTACCTAACAGTAGCGACTATCCATAACAGACGAAGTATCTCTATAGATAAAATCCCCAATGAACCTTATACACCTTTAGCAGAAAATTTAGTTCTGGACTATGAAGCAAGCGAAACCATCAATTTTGGATCTTTGTCTTCAGAAAATAATATCACATTAATACACGAATCCCCTTTTGGATTCCATCAAGTATTTTCTCCTGGCCAGACTGATCAGGAGCTCGATTTAGTACCTGAATACTGCCAAGGAGGAGAACTTTATATTGGGCTGGAAAATGCAAAAAACCTTCAACAAATAACTTTACATTTCCAGTTTCTAGAAGGTAGCGAAAACCCTAGTATCAAAGACATATTTACGGGAGACCAAAAAATCAATTGGAAATACCTGAAAAATAATCAATGGGAAAATTTTGAGACCGGTGAAATCATCAAAAATCAAAGTCCCCGCTTTCTTCAATCTGGGGTATTCCAGTTTTCTGTTCCCAAATCAGCTACCAAGGACAATACGGTCCTTCCAACAGGCTTTCATTGGATTAAAGCTACGATGGCCAAGCCCTTTGACATTGTATGTCAATTGATTGATATAAAAGCACAGGCAGTCGAGGCTGTATTTGAAAACCAAGACAATTCTGGAGATCATCTAGACAAAGGGCTTCCTGAAAAAACCATTAGCAAATTACAGGAAAGATTAAGTTGGGTAAAATCAATACAGCAACCTTATCCCTCCACAGGCGGCAAGGACAAAGAATCAGACGCTGCCTATTATAGAAGGGTAAGCGAAAGACTAAGACATAAAAACAGGGCCATAACACTCTGGGATTATGAGCATTTAATTTTACAAAAGTTTCCAAAGGTCTATAAGGTAAAATGCCTCAACCACACCTGTTCTTCATCCTTTCAATCCCCTGGAAATGTGACCATTATTCTAGTTCCTGATACTGTTCAGCAAGCTGTCTTCGATATCTACCAACCTAGGGTAAGTCAAGCGACTTTAAATGAAGTTGGAACATTTGTCAATGAGCTAAATACTTTTCATGTAAAAGCCAAAGTAATCAATCCCAACTATGAGGAAGTAAAAGTCAGTGTTAAGGTAAAATTCAAAGAGGGATTGGATGCTAGCTATTATTTAGGTCAGATAAAAGAGGATATAAAGCGCTTTCTTTCCCCTTGGGCATATGATCAAAAAGTTACGGTTGAATTTGGCGTCACTTTACACAAAAGCCAACTGATCCATTATTTGGAGGAACTCGCTTATGTAGATTATCTGGAAAACTTAGTTTTAATGAAGCGTCAACCAGATTCTGCACCTTGCGAACCAAAATTCGAAGAGGTCTTGGAAAAGGACTTTATCCGGCCCAGTAATCCAAAATCCATTTTGGTTTCATCCAAAGAACATGAAGTGAACCCCATTACCGTCACCTGTAAAAATGAACCTGCAAACTCCCACGAAGAATGTCAACATTAA
- a CDS encoding contractile injection system tape measure protein, translating into MENKASHIIHKIYCEVLEASPERSQMLKNNLAEWLKSELLPLLERYLDQMDRTIENAHYQIPNLEININSSSKVFESSKASMDQLAKDHLLSQLKEQLEQQFQQLENKVSQAKSISKASLELDSLSKDNHLGLSSLDREIKSIIQILETGEKPWWLSAQEKIELFSDWSDTNRVKPILFHPKFHKLLERSGREVDLRRRFLKQFNYQQIKYILSAYYSKSPILTKGQDVLSQWPKDISSPLKSLIMDDIWRLLLSERTESEIESSFTKSIHAIKSIVTAEQKKLLIIYQTSFKVAFEKFGYKEISKSTWYSELSDAIDKPESFIQSVLKKERGNKAEKLKKSSTQESSADADLKKKSKGTLPQEEDHLLDDKFADKEFHMDQAGLILLHPFFKELFTNCKLINQQNEFIDQDRAVHLLHYLATKEELAFDHDLIFEKYCCGVPKDHIVSREIVLSNELKDHADELLNAVINHWKALKGTGLDTLRAEFLCRKGKLDTRGKHSKLIIERKTQDILLEKLPWSIGMAKFPWKRGLLFIEW; encoded by the coding sequence TTGGAAAACAAGGCATCACATATTATCCATAAAATCTATTGCGAGGTACTTGAGGCAAGTCCTGAAAGAAGCCAAATGCTCAAAAACAATTTGGCGGAATGGTTAAAGTCTGAATTATTGCCTTTGTTGGAGCGCTATCTGGATCAAATGGATAGAACCATAGAAAATGCCCACTATCAAATTCCGAATTTAGAAATAAATATAAATAGTTCCTCAAAGGTGTTTGAAAGCTCCAAGGCATCTATGGACCAGTTGGCCAAAGACCATCTGCTATCACAGCTGAAGGAACAATTGGAACAACAATTTCAGCAACTAGAAAATAAAGTCAGCCAAGCCAAATCGATTTCGAAAGCTAGCCTTGAACTTGATAGTTTATCAAAGGATAATCATTTAGGCTTATCAAGTCTAGATAGAGAAATAAAAAGTATCATACAGATACTGGAAACAGGTGAAAAGCCTTGGTGGCTAAGTGCTCAGGAAAAAATAGAGCTATTTAGTGATTGGTCTGATACTAACCGTGTAAAGCCTATTCTCTTTCATCCAAAATTTCACAAATTACTGGAAAGAAGTGGAAGAGAAGTTGATTTAAGAAGAAGGTTTTTAAAGCAATTCAATTACCAGCAAATCAAATATATCCTTTCTGCATATTATTCAAAATCACCAATATTGACTAAGGGTCAAGATGTATTATCGCAGTGGCCAAAAGATATATCTAGTCCATTGAAATCATTGATTATGGATGATATTTGGAGATTGTTGCTTTCTGAAAGGACCGAATCAGAAATAGAGTCTTCTTTTACAAAATCAATCCATGCCATAAAAAGCATTGTGACTGCTGAACAGAAAAAGCTGCTTATCATCTATCAAACCAGCTTTAAGGTCGCTTTCGAAAAATTTGGCTATAAGGAAATAAGCAAATCCACTTGGTATAGCGAATTATCAGATGCCATCGATAAACCTGAATCTTTCATTCAGTCAGTCCTTAAAAAAGAAAGAGGAAACAAAGCTGAAAAGCTAAAAAAATCAAGCACTCAAGAAAGTAGTGCTGATGCTGATCTTAAGAAAAAAAGCAAAGGTACTTTGCCTCAGGAAGAAGATCATTTATTGGATGACAAATTTGCCGATAAGGAATTCCATATGGACCAGGCAGGCTTGATCCTTTTGCATCCATTCTTCAAGGAACTTTTCACCAACTGTAAGTTAATCAACCAGCAAAATGAATTTATAGATCAAGATAGGGCAGTTCATTTATTACATTACTTGGCCACCAAGGAAGAACTGGCATTTGACCATGATTTAATATTTGAAAAATATTGCTGTGGAGTTCCTAAAGACCATATCGTAAGCAGAGAGATTGTATTATCGAATGAATTAAAAGATCATGCGGATGAATTATTGAACGCTGTAATTAATCATTGGAAAGCATTAAAAGGTACAGGGCTGGATACTTTGAGGGCAGAATTTCTATGTAGAAAAGGTAAGCTGGATACTCGAGGAAAGCATTCAAAACTGATCATTGAGAGAAAAACCCAAGATATATTATTGGAAAAATTGCCTTGGAGTATCGGAATGGCAAAGTTTCCATGGAAAAGAGGATTATTATTCATTGAATGGTAA
- a CDS encoding eCIS core domain-containing protein — protein sequence MRELKKRNKPGQSNQGLINKKEEGQKDFFGVQAKLEMGKPGDKYEQEADAIADQVVNNTSAKNDPIQQKGTEEELQQKPLASSISMVQKQDLKEEQEPVQSKFGEEEQEEPLQKAEEEEEAMQTKSEEEEAVQSQEEEEAAQAKAETTSSKQQGANHIEPSLNQSKGSGRQMDAGIKNEMETGFGADFSHIRIHTDERANHMNKAIGAQAFTHGNDIYFNSGKYSPESHKGKQLLAHELTHTVQQKGMVQKKVQRNWSKNENYKSYDGKTIKADLKLKFEGAVLNKSANAALNTAGLASAAKSQIENSFKGKLRKSIFGIDVVYDVSTTANVRVINQLTDLNFMSEHLIVVLDDSHPKVNGTYGRGPFYGTIVYLNEKHTPGMISGSDKNTIPHEVGHTAGLKHLMEKSDESGMIGKLIKEIHHLQNKDNMMWRGGGHPSYSMADADKKLVKTNPEQLDKVRKNLNNNELNKINVFNFIDLMKLGN from the coding sequence ATGAGAGAATTAAAAAAAAGGAATAAACCAGGGCAATCCAACCAAGGGCTAATCAATAAAAAGGAAGAAGGCCAAAAAGATTTTTTTGGCGTGCAAGCCAAACTAGAAATGGGCAAACCGGGCGATAAATATGAGCAAGAAGCAGATGCCATAGCAGATCAAGTTGTCAACAATACTTCTGCTAAAAACGACCCTATACAACAAAAAGGAACGGAGGAAGAATTACAGCAAAAACCTTTGGCATCATCGATTAGTATGGTACAAAAACAAGATTTAAAAGAAGAGCAAGAACCCGTTCAAAGCAAATTCGGTGAAGAGGAACAAGAAGAGCCGCTTCAAAAAGCCGAGGAAGAGGAAGAAGCCATGCAAACGAAATCTGAGGAGGAAGAAGCTGTCCAATCCCAGGAAGAAGAGGAAGCCGCGCAGGCTAAAGCTGAGACTACTTCCAGCAAGCAACAAGGTGCCAATCATATTGAACCTAGCCTCAATCAAAGTAAGGGTTCTGGCAGACAAATGGATGCAGGTATCAAAAATGAAATGGAAACAGGATTTGGTGCAGATTTCAGTCATATTAGGATCCATACCGATGAACGGGCAAATCATATGAATAAAGCCATAGGTGCCCAAGCATTCACCCATGGGAATGATATCTATTTTAATTCCGGAAAATACAGTCCTGAATCGCATAAAGGCAAACAGCTTTTGGCCCATGAACTCACACACACCGTACAGCAAAAAGGCATGGTACAAAAGAAAGTGCAAAGAAACTGGAGCAAGAATGAAAACTATAAATCCTATGATGGCAAAACCATCAAAGCAGATCTAAAATTGAAATTTGAAGGAGCTGTACTTAATAAAAGTGCAAATGCAGCCCTTAACACCGCAGGTTTGGCCAGTGCTGCCAAAAGCCAAATTGAAAATAGCTTTAAAGGGAAATTAAGAAAAAGCATTTTTGGTATTGACGTAGTATATGATGTCAGCACCACTGCCAATGTCAGGGTGATCAATCAACTTACCGACCTCAATTTTATGTCTGAGCATTTGATAGTTGTGCTAGACGATAGCCATCCCAAGGTAAACGGCACTTATGGTAGGGGACCATTTTACGGCACCATAGTTTACTTAAATGAGAAACATACTCCAGGAATGATTTCAGGATCCGATAAAAACACCATTCCTCATGAGGTTGGACATACAGCCGGATTGAAGCACTTAATGGAAAAAAGTGACGAATCTGGAATGATAGGTAAGCTGATCAAAGAAATACATCATCTTCAAAATAAGGATAATATGATGTGGAGAGGAGGAGGCCATCCAAGTTATTCCATGGCCGATGCAGATAAAAAACTGGTAAAAACCAATCCTGAGCAATTGGATAAAGTCAGAAAAAACCTCAATAATAACGAGCTCAACAAGATCAATGTATTCAATTTCATCGATCTAATGAAATTGGGCAATTAG